The genomic region TGGGAAAGATTATGATGAATACTTGAAATAGAAAGCATCAAAGTAGCAGTCACTCTCTTCCTCCATGGTTTCTGTTCTATCAGGTAATTCCTTTGCTTGCCGTAGACAGTCATTCAATACCTTTTGGATACTTGATTCAAGTGCTTCTGATCACATTTACGGTAGCAAGAACCTTTTCTCTTCTCTTATCCCTCCTTTAACTTCCTCTACAGCTACACTTGCTAATGGATCCAAAACTGTCATTAAAGGGGTGGGAGAAATCTATCTTCTTCCTTCCATTCCATTAGTGTTAGTTTTGTACACCCCAGAATGTCTATACAATTTGATTTCCATTAGTAAACTTTTCAAACAATTTAATTGCAAAGTTATCTTTTATTCCCATTTTGATTGTGTAGGATCGAAGTAAAGGGAAGATAAATAGTGAAGGACGTAAGTCACATGGATTATATTATATTTCTTGTGCTGCAACTTCAATCATCTTGTCTTCCAATACTTCTATTGATCTTCACAGTCGATTAGTCATCCTAGCCTCTCCAAACTTAAAAGAATGATTCCTAGTTTTTCTAAGTTATCTTCTTTAGAATGTGAGTCATGTCAACTTGGTAAACACACTCCCACTTCTTCAAAACAAGTGAATAAAAGAGACTCATCTTTATTTAGTCTTGTTCATTCTCACATATGGGGCTTGCATCGTGTTGGTACAACCTTTGGTTTCtattattttgttacttttgttaaTGACTATTCTCATTATACCTAGTTATTTCTGGTGAAAATAAGTATGAACCGCTtgatattttcaaaaaaaatttatgcTTAGATTTTTAATCAATTTGGTGTTTCTATTAAAGTTTTTCGTAGTGATAATGCTCCAGAATATAAAATATCTTAACCTCTTCAGGAATTCATGGCCACTAAAAGGATCATCCACCAAGCTTTTTGTTTATATACCTCCATAGCAAAATGGAGTAGTCAAGTGTACAAACCGCCACCTCAATGAAACTGTTTGtactacacttattcatcattaAAAACTGCTACCTCAATGAAACTGTTTGTACTACGCTTATTCATCATCAAGTACCACTTTGTTTTTGGGGGTTTTGTCCTTACTTCTTGTTATTTGATTAACCGTGTGCCTTCCTCTGTCTTACAAAGTCAAAGTCCTCATTCCATTGTCTTCCCCGATCGGTTGTCTTATCCCCTCTCTACTCGGGTTTTTAGTTATACTTGCTTTGTTCATAACTAGACACCAGGATAAGACAAACTTCTTCCCAAAGCTATTAAATGTATCTTCTTAAGGCACTCTCGACATCAAAAGGGTTACAAATGTTACGATCCTATTACTTACAAACATGTTGTTTTTGCTGATGTAACCTTCTTTGAGGCTACTCCATATTTCTCCTTTACATCTCTAATCCAAAATGAAATTGTTGAAGCCCTCCCAACTCCTATCTTTCCTATTGCTAATAATACACCTTCCACTAAATCTCTTCATGTTTATTCTCGTCGTGCCAGTTCACATGCTCCTAATCTTCCTTATGCAGATACAAGTCAGGTAGCTATTCCAAGTGACTTATCTCCTACATTACCATCGTTTCCACCTTCAATTCTACCTCAAACGGAAGAGCAGGCTCCACCTATTGCTCTTAGAAAAGGTATCCAATCATCTCAAAATTCTTATCTAATTTACATTTGTTTGATTTGTCATTGTTTATCACCATCTTATTATGCCTTCACCTCATCTTTATCCAATGTGTCTATACCTAAAATTGTTAGTGAGGCAAAGGCTGATCTTGGATGGCAACAAGCTATGGTGGAAGAAATGAATGCTCTTAATGCTAATCATACGTGGGATCTTGTCCCCCGACCACCGAGAAAGACTGTTGTTGGATGTCGATGGGCATACACAGTTAAAGTTGGTTCAGATGGTAAAATAGACCGGTTAAAGGTGCGTctgtttgtggaaggtttttcagAAATTCCTGGTCTTGATTATAGGGAAAATTTCTCGTCAGTTGCTAAGATCACTTCAGTTTGCCTCTTGATCTCCCTTTCCGCAATGAATCGTTGGAGTATTCATCAGCTACACATTAAAATGCTTTTCTTTAGGGGATTTAAATGAGGAAATTTATATGGAGCAAGCATCTGGATTCATTGCTTAGGGGGAGTCTGGACTAGTATGTCGATTGAGGAAATCTCTGTATAGTTTAAAACATTCCCCGGAGCTTCGTTCGGATGGTTCAGTGCTGTCATTAACAATTTGGGATGAAAAAGAGTGAAGCTAATCATTGTCTTCCATCGTCATAACAATCATGGTAAGCGCGTCTATTTGGTTGTTTATGTGGATGATATTGGCATCACAAGTGATAATCAGGAAGGAATAATGCAACTCAAGCAACATCTTTTTGACCATTTTCAAACTAAAGATTTGGGAAAGTTGAACTATTTTTTGGTATTGAAGTGGCACAATTAAACACAGGTATTATGATCTCTTAAAGAAAGTATGTGTTGGATATTTTGAAAGAACTAGGAAAGCTGGATTGTAAACCTGTTGGTTCACCTATGTATCCTAATGTCAAGCTTATTCCAAGACAGGGGGAACATTTAAAAGATTCTAACCAATATTGAAGGTtggtttggaaattgaattatCTTACTATCGCATGTCTTGATATTTCTTTTCAGTGAGTGTGGTTAGCCAAATTCTTTAAGCTCCATATGATAGTCACTAGAATGTCGTAATGCGTATCCTTCAATACGTCAAAGGTGCTTCTACACAAGGTCTGCTGTATGGAAATAAGGGACAAACGCAGGTAGTTGGATGGCAGGATCTCCTTCAGATAGGAGGTCTACTTCAAGATACTGTGTCTTCATTGGAGGGAATTTAATATCATGGAAAAGCAAACGGCAAGATGTGGTTGCAAGGTCAAGTGCAGAAATGTAGTTCATTGAACTAAGCCTCTAGTCACTTGTGAACTTATCTGGTTGAACCAGTTTCTTCGGGAGTTAAGACGTAAACTTGACAGCCTAATGAAGTTAAGATGTGATAATCAAGCAGGATTACATATTGCTACAAATGTGGTGTTTCATGAAAGGACGAAACACATACAGATAGACTGTCACTTTGTCAGAATAAAGATCAAGTCAAAGTGTATTGAGTTATGCGCCTTGGCGTAGGATCTAGTCACAGGTCTAGACGAGAAAGAATTCTTGCTTCAACATAAGGCTACTCAAAGGGCAGATTCATCCTTGACTGAACTCCCTCTCAAAATAACGTTTCTTTTTTATAGAATAATTGCTTGCCTCTTTATTTCATATTGACAGTCTTTTATAGACTGTTAATAACAAAAGAAAAGAGTCCTAATTGACATAAAATAGAATTCCTAACTTAAAATTTATGAGGAAACAAAAACCTAatataatagaaaaaaaaagtaaaactaAAATTCTTAATAAAacctgatataataaataaaactaaaattcctATTGCAATAAAAGTGCCCATATCATTACTCCCCTTCTCGGAGTTGAGCTTGTCCTCAAGCTCAAATTCAGAATAAACTTCAGAACTTATCCAAAATTATCTACCTCATCATCATCTTGATTGCCTTTAACATATGGTACTTCTATCCAAAATAACCTTTTACATTTGTATCTCATGGAATAAGACTCGTCACAATTATAACACAACTCTTTAGCCTTTCTTTCTGCCATTTCTGTCTGTATCAATCTCTTAATAAATGGTGCAGAAGAACCTATTTTGCTGTTGTTCCCTGTTGGTTTTGTTGTTTGTCCCCCTCCCTTTGCAATGCTCTTAGTTGTTGGAATGATTGAATTGCTGCCAATGTTTTGGGAAGTTGGCCAATTCAAGATGGCTTGAGATGATAGTTTGGAAGAGACATTTTGTTTACGTTCCAATATTCGAGCCATATTCATTGCAACTCCAAGGTTTTCCGGTTGTAGCATCTCAATATTAATTCTAAGTTCCCGATCAACCCGGCAGTAAAGAGATTTACTTGTTGTTGAGGCTTAAGATCAATAGTCCTAGCCAATAGTGATTGAAATTGGCGTTGATATTCCTCTACATCCCAGTTTGTTTCAAGTTGGCAAGTTCTCCCAAGGGGTTATTACTCATAGGTGGCCCAAACCTTACATGACAACACTCTTTGAAGCGCCCCCAATCAAGATTTGCCTCCTCTTCTTCCATTTGATCAAACCACAATTGTGCCTTTCCTAAAAGATGGAATGATACTAAGCTTACTTTGTCTTCTTCCTTAGTTCGTTGATTGCTAAAAAAATTTTCGCATCTTTTCAACCAACTTAAAGGATCTCCAACACCATCATAAGTGGGAAATTCCATCTTAGAGTATCATGGCACCATGCACCCATCATGTTGCAAGTCTAAATTCCTTTTCCTACCTTCTCCGCTGCCCTGTTCTTCATTATTCTTCTCAGAATCTCCTTTCGTTATCTTTTGGATCGAAAGAGACAATATCGCCACCTACTCCTCTAATGCTTGTTGCCTTGTAGCCATTTGTTTCATGAAAGCCTCCAGCTTGGCTGTCAAAGGCTTTTTGTCACCCATGACAGCTAGCTCGAATACCAAGTTGTTATGCGCCTTGGCGTAGGATCTAGTCACAGGTCTAGACGAAAAAGAATTCTTACTTCGACCTATGGTCACTCAAAAGACAGATTCATCCTTGACTGAACCCCTTCTCAAAATAACGTTTCTTTTTTATAGAATAATTGCTTCTCTTTATTTCATATTGGCAGCCTTTTATATACTGTTAATAACAAAGGAAAGAATCCTAATTGACATAAAATAGAATTCCTAACTTAAAGTTTATGAAGAAACAAAAACCTAATATAATAGAGAAAATAagtaaaactaaaactcttaATAAAacctgatataataaataaaactaaaattcctATTGCATATTGCTACTAGTTTTGTCAATTCTAATGATTAGTTAGCTAACATTCTCACTAAATCTCTTAGGAAACCTCGGATTCAGCATATATGTTACAAGCTAGGAGCATATGATCTATACGCTCCAACTTGAGGGGGAGTGTTGAGATATTAGCATAATATTAGGGATTGTAATTATGCGATTAAGGCTACCAATTAGGATTGTATAGTTTTCTTTCCTCATTTCGCATATGTTTTGAGTGTTTAAATACCTATGCTAAAAAGAAGAATGATGAGGGCATTTTTATTCAAAATTCTATTTCTCTTCTCTCTTTTTTGTTCAAACGGTAACAGCCCAAATTGGCAGCAGCCATCAAccgtttcttttcttctctttctcttttctttttctctcttttcttcttaaATTAACACAATTAATCAAACAGCAGCTACTAGCATCTTTTAATGACTTGTGGAATGAGGAGAGGGCTATGGTAGAAGAAATTCACAAAAGCCTACTTTTTTGTCGTATTACTGCTAACTTTCATCTTTAATTTAGTGAAATGATCCTTAAGATGTTTACAAGAGTTTAACAAATTAATGAGAGGACATCAAGAAATTTATTGCTATTTTccttgtatttatatatattatatatgatcaGCAAGCTTTGCAGATTCTATAATGTTTCAAGAATAACTGATGTTACATGCAAATTGAAATACTTGCATACCGGCCCACCAAGGTATTGGAATCCCGCAAGCTCAAGCTCCTTTAAGATGCCATCCTCACCAATGACATAAACCTATATCATGATAAGTTATCAGTCCATAATCATTCATATGAAATcaccaaatttataattaaaagtaaattttaGGAAGATGGATCAAAACTGAAATTCGGAAAGCAAGAATATTGAGAACATATGCTCCTTGATATATAAAACTGATAAGATAATGAGGGTAGTAAACAGTGAATGGAAAAAGATGCAACATTTAGTATTATTTATGATATCATACAAATAGAACATACATGTgatacacacatatacatatcacaagtGAAGGCATTTAAATAGAGGCTGATAGCATTTTAACCATCTAACACAgtatgctgaaattttattgTTCATGCCAGTCCATCTGACAGCAGATTTCCAGTTTTGCTAGGCATACAACTTCAAAAATTCAACAATACTTACTTTTTTATCTTTTGGGAAATTAATGGACTTCAAATATGCAGCAGCAGCAAATGAAGATGCAAAAATTTCCTCCTGAAATCATTAATCAAGTCAGAACTTATGATCGACATCTAGATGTAAACACCAGTGACGATTAACAGACTAACCTCATTAACATTCAGGCCAAGTGTCTCAAATTTTTTACCATATTGTTTCCTGGATTTGGTTGAGTTATTCGTGACAAAAACCAGTCTCTTTCCCTGAGGAACAATAGGAACAACTTGTCTATTAACCATAAAACATTGCCCTATTTTCAATATGAAGTTTGCTGCAGCTTTACTTAATTCCTAACATGATATATGTGCTACTTTTTAACTTTAAGGAAGCAAGTTAAACAAGGAAAATAAGATTAACAAAGCAACTTGATTTTACAAATATCCTCGGGGATACAGAAATGCACATATCCAGGCTCAATTACAAACCTTTGACCGAAGCATATCAAGAGTTTCAGGGACTCCATCTATTAATTTATCACCCTTCCATATAACTCCTGCAAAATATCCGTCTATTAGCAAAAAATTCTTTTGGTCACAACATCAATGCCAATCAATAAAGCTAATTATTGGACTCATAATTTATCAGTTCCATAAAAAACATATGCCTTATCAATTTATCAAGAAATTGATTCCCAGAACAAGGGTTCAttcttttttattgaatttcttagCATTTCTTAAGCTTGGCTAAAGGTGTAATTGGCAGACAACTATTTTTCTATAATGATGTTAGTCATAGTTACATCATATCTTTCATCAGTTTCTGGAAAGCATTTTCAAGCGAATAGCCACATTATTCACTAAAAATCCATCAATAAGCATTATTAGATAGAAATTAATCAGTACCACCACCATCCATAGACAAtacttttttttttcgttttattTTATAGAAAAGGAAATTAAAAGTAAAACCCATTATAGTGAGatagaaaagaaattaaaaagatgACCATCACAATCAAAGATGAAAGTCTCGACGGAGGCGATAAGCTCGTCGGCGTTCTCCAAAGGTTGAGCGGATGCCTTTGCTCTTGTTGTAAAACCCTCCATTGATCTAGCAGACTTGTTGGGACTGCAATTGCTAATACTCGTGCATTTGATGGCCAAAGCAGAAGCAGAAAAGGAGCTGAAAGAAGACAACCTCTTGAGACACAAGAACCGATGAGGTGTATTGATCACAAACTTCGAAGATGAAGATGAGGCAGCCGTAACAGAAGCTGCCACTGAAACTGAAACTGCTGCTTTGGTTGCCATCTTCTCCCCTTGTTTTTAACttcttttctataatttttatttcagTTTTACGAAGTGTCGGTACTTTTGTGGCCGTTATGCTTTAGCAAGTTTGAGTGGTGGCATTTTGCCTTCTCATCCATTTTTGGATTGGACCCGTAACCTTTTTCTCTttcggtttttttttttctcagtAGCAGGtaattatatttatgtttttcctTCTACATTCTTTCCCTCATTTCATATAGTTAAAAATCTAGGTTAAATTTGACCCTagcttaaatattttattttgtttactcaatttttaaacttttaaaatgatcacttaattatatttgttttttGGTCTATTTTCATTAAGCTTTGTTAAGTATTTGACAAGTGAGTGAGGTGGTAGTCTAAAAATtagttaataataaatttaaccttcaCTTTTTATATATTCTGTCAATGTAggcataattttttttgaaaaaccctTAGCATTACAAATTGATCCTAACTTTAAAAAATAcacatatttttcaaaatatataataaatttaaaaaatatataaattgcattaaaatcataaaactaactaaaatcctctcatctttttttttttggtattctCTATATCGATTTTATAGCCCATGTTTGAGTTTTATAGAGGCTCCTCCTGACAATGtcatttctaaggttcaaacctGTGTTCTCCCCTTAGGAATGTAATGTACCTTACCATTGTACACAACCATCTATTAGTAAATCCTCTCTCATTTACATTCCTCTTTTATTCTCTTTCGATATTGTCCGGCTTCGTTGTCGTCGACACCGAAAATAGAGGCTCTTATACTGTATTCGACTGAACTTGTTCAGTCTTTCAAGCCAACGAAGAATATTCC from Gossypium arboreum isolate Shixiya-1 chromosome 1, ASM2569848v2, whole genome shotgun sequence harbors:
- the LOC108460394 gene encoding phosphoglycolate phosphatase 1A, chloroplastic-like — encoded protein: MATKAAVSVSVAASVTAASSSSSKFVINTPHRFLCLKRLSSFSSFSASALAIKCTSISNCSPNKSARSMEGFTTRAKASAQPLENADELIASVETFIFDCDGVIWKGDKLIDGVPETLDMLRSKGKRLVFVTNNSTKSRKQYGKKFETLGLNVNEEEIFASSFAAAAYLKSINFPKDKKVYVIGEDGILKELELAGFQYLGGPEDGGKKIELKPGFLMEHDKDVGAVVVGFDRYFNYYKVQYGTLCIRENPGCLFIATNRDAVTHLTDAQEWAGGGSMVGAICGSTQREPLVVGKPSTFMMDYLANKFGILKSQICMVGDRLDTDILFGQNGGCKTLLVLSGVTNLSMLQSPSNSIQPDFYTNKISDFLSIKTATV